A genome region from Gymnogyps californianus isolate 813 chromosome 4, ASM1813914v2, whole genome shotgun sequence includes the following:
- the SLC25A4 gene encoding ADP/ATP translocase 1 gives MGDQALSFLKDFLAGGIAAAISKTAVAPIERVKLLLQVQHASKQITAEKQYKGIIDCIVRIPKEQGIISFWRGNLANVIRYFPTQALNFAFKDKYKQIFLGGVDRHKQFWRYFAGNLASGGAAGATSLCFVYPLDFARTRLAADVGKGVSEREFTGLGDCIIKIFKSDGLKGLYQGFSVSVQGIIIYRAAYFGVYDTAKGMLPDPKNVHIVVSWMIAQTVTAVAGLVSYPFDTVRRRMMMQSGRKGADIMYKGTIDCWKKIAKDEGSKAFFKGAWSNVLRGMGGAFVLVLYDEIKKFV, from the exons ATGGGTGACCAAGCGCTCAGCTTCCTCAAGGACTTTTTGGCCGGCGGGATCGCTGCCGCCATCTCCAAGACGGCTGTCGCCCCCATCGAGAGAGTGAAGTTGCTACTGCAG GTCCAGCATGCCAGCAAACAGATCACGGCGGAGAAGCAGTACAAGGGCATCATTGACTGCATAGTCCGCATCCCCAAGGAGCAAGGCATCATCTCCTTCTGGAGAGGCAACCTGGCCAATGTCATCCGGTACTTCCCCACCCAGGCCCTCAACTTTGCCTTCAAGGACAAGTACAAGCAGATCTTCCTGGGGGGAGTGGACAGGCACAAGCAGTTCTGGCGCTACTTCGCAGGCAACCTGGCGTCCGGGGGTGCTGCGGGAGCCACCTCCCTCTGCTTCGTCTACCCGCTGGATTTTGCCAGGACCCGGCTGGCAGCTGATGTGGGCAAAGGAGTCAGTGAGAGGGAGTTCACTGGGCTGGGCGACTGCATCATCAAGATCTTCAAGTCTGATGGATTGAAGGGCCTGTACCAAGGATTCAGTGTGTCTGTCCAGGGCATCATCATCTACAGAGCTGCCTATTTTGGGGTTTATGACACGGCCAAGG GTATGTTGCCCGATCCAAAGAATGTGCATATCGTAGTGAGCTGGATGATTGCCCAGACTGTCACTGCAGTAGCAGGGCTGGTTTCTTACCCTTTTGATACTGTGCGACGTAGGATGATGATGCAGTCTGGCCGAAAGGGAG CTGATATTATGTACAAGGGCACAATTGATTGCTGGAAGAAGATAGCTAAAGATGAAGGATCCAAAGCGTTCTTCAAAGGTGCCTGGTCAAATGTGTTGAGAGGCATGGGCGGAGCTTTTGTATTAGTACTTTATGATGAAATCAAGAAATTTGTCTAA